The nucleotide sequence GATGCCATTTTAATGAGTAAGAAAACCATCGTCAATATTAAGCAAAATCTATTCTGGGCTTTTGGTTATAACACATTGGGTATTCCAATTGCAGCACTGGGTTTTTTAGCCCCGTGGTTAGCTGGAGCAGCGATGGCATTTAGCTCTGTGTCTGTCGTTTTAAATGCATTAAGACTTCAGAAGGTAAAGCTCTAGAAAAGGCTTTACCTTACATACAAAAGGAGAAATAAGTATGAAAAAATGGGCGATTGCAGCTGTTATTTATTTGTTACTCGTTATTGCTGGCTATTCCGTCTATGCAAATGTTTGGGAAGAAGAACAACCTACTACTAGTGACCATGATAATACTCATGAAGAAGATACCGGTGAAAAAAATACTCATACCAGTACCCATGATGAAAACTCTCATGTGCATGAAAGTGCACCTGTGGATAATGAGATAGAAGTGGATGTTTCCTATCAGGAAGAAAAGCTGCAAATTAAGCTACAAGATGAAGAAGGCGAGCCGATAACCGACCTACAAGTCAATCATGAAAAGATCATGCACTTAATTGTTGTAGATAACCACCTGGACCAGTATTTTCACTTACACCCTGGTGAAGCGGGGGATGGAGTTTTTGAAGTGGCTGCACCACTCGAAGAAGGTTCTTATAAGGCATTTGTTGATATTAAGTCGGAAAGTCTTTCTTATTCTGTTGTACCAAAGGAATTTCAAGTCGGCGAAGTGGAACCTGAACACAGTCATCCTTCTTTGACACCGGATACGGAGCTTATTCAAAAGGTCAACGGACAAGAAGTTTCTCTAGACTTACAGCCGAGTACCTTACAAGTAGGGGAAAAAGTGAGGTTGGACTTCCAAGTGGATACAGAGGGACTAGAGCCATATCTCGGTGCTATGGGTCATGTGGTGATTCTTGACGGTAAAGGAGAAGAGTTCGTCCATGTTCATCCTTCCAGTGACACAGAAACAAAATTCCAAACGACTTTTTCTGAGCCTGGAGTCTATAAAATATGGGCGGAGTTTCAGCATCAAGGAACGGTAAAAGTTTATCCATTTGTACTAGAAGTTAAATAGAGAACAAGGTGGCTCTTCTATATGGAAGGGCCTTAATTTTTTCTATTTTTTTGTAACCTTTTTGTAATAATTAGAGTCTATATTACTAAACAGGAAATGAGAGAAGAACCGAGGGGAAAAGATGGAAACGTTACCTTGTTCCAAATGTCCAGGATTATGCTGTGGTCCTGTACAGATTACGAGCAAAGAGCTCAAGAACATCAAGAAGAAAGTAAAATCGATGCCAAAGGGACAGCGCAGTCAGTTAGAGGGACAACAGAGATACTTGGGAACATGCATTTTTTATGATCTGGATGAAAACAAATGTGGGATCTATTCTGCCCGCCCAGAGATCTGTAAGATGTTCGGTTTTGCCGAGCAGATGCCTTGTTTCCGTAAACCAGAAGCAGCTAGCGTAACGGACTGGGAGTTAAAAGAAGAACCAATTGGGCTTTTATCAGTTGATTTTACGTGGGTAGACTTTAGGTGAATCATTGTTCACAAAAAAAGGAGGGGGAAGAACATGGAAGCTTCTATGGATGTAAAAGGTTTAAGCGCAACCTACTTTGAACCACTAATCCAAGCGTATAAAGCACAAGTTGTGCATCAAACACCAGAAGAATATCAAGCTTTCTATAGTCAGTTGACGGAGGCTCAAAAAAGCTTGTTCATGTTTCACGTGTACTACAACCATGCTTCGAAATCCATGCCTGACTTTTTCTGGTGGACCGGTTATTTTTTAACTAGGCCGAAAATATGGAATGGCATAAAAAAAGGTCTTATGTTTTTTGAGGAATATACGTTAGAGCGATTGTTAGATCGGTTGGAAGAGTTGTACAAACGACATCACTGGACGGGAAAACTACCGGGTAAAACAGATAGTCTAGATCCAAAAATAAGTACAATTATACAACCATATTTCTTAAAGTATGGTTGTATCTCGAACAAATCATTGGAGACAATCGGAGAGTATATTTTAGGACACCCAGAAGAGTTTGTGAATCCATTTGTCGAGAAGAAGACATTATAAAAAGCTTGTCCTTGCAACGGACAAGCTTTTCTATTACAAGATATAAAGATAAACACTAAAGAAATGAGCTAGACTCCCTAGTAAAATGAAAATATGAAAAATCTCATGAAATCCCATGTATTTTGATTCTAGAAACTTCGGTTTTGTTCCATAGATAATGCCACCAATCGTATATAACACTCCACCCAATAGAAGCAGAAGAAGTCCAACTGAATCAACTGTTCCTGTCAGAGGACCTGCTGCGAAAACAATCATCCAGCCCATGCCGATGTAAAGTGCAGTGGATAGCCATCTTGGGGAGTGAAACCAAATCATTTTGAATAGGACTCCGAGTACCGCGATGGAACTAATCACACTAAAGAGGGTAATCCCAACCCAATTATCTAAAGCAACAAGGCAGAACGGAGCATACGTCCCAGCAATCAAAACATAAATCATTGAGTGATCTAGTCTTCTTAAAAAAGCAATCACTTGTTGTTTGGCAATCACCATATGGTAAGTCGCAGAAGCGGAATACAGTAATATCATGCTTATCCCAAATATTATTACAGCAGCAATACTTACTGCACTATCTGCTTTTATAACCATCGCCAATAGTCCCACAAACGACAGAATAGCCCCAAACAGATGGGTCAATCCATTAATCGGTTCCCGAATGTATGCATTCATTTTTTCTATCTCCTTATCACGACATGTAGTTTTTAATACTACATATAATAATACTACCATATTGTTATGTAGTCAATGTTTACTCTGGCTATCTTTATGTCTATAATAAGAGGAAAAACTGAGGTTGATTCAGGATGGATAAGCAGGAACTAAACCAGAGACTAGAAAAATTACAATTAGATAATCAGATAGCTATTGACGACATTCCAGATATAGATTTATATATGGACCAAGTCACTCAATTGTTCGAAAAAGCGTATAGCGGGTCTAAGCGAAATCCAGATGACAAAGTATTAACAAAAACGATGATTAACAACTACGCAAAAGGAAAGCTATTGCCTCCAATAAAAAATAAAAAGTACTCTAAAGATCATATTATGCTGATAAACCTAATCTATCAACTAAAAGGAACGCTATCCATTAGTGATATTAAATCTATGCTAGAACAAACCCAATCTGGTGAAAAAGTTCCGTTAGAAGATTTGTACAGCACTTTCAATGAATTTATGGAAACCAGTTCGACTTATTTTAAGGAGCATGTAAAGAAATTGAACGAGGACGTGCAAGCAAGCTCAGATAGTGACGGAGATGCAACGATGGATCAGCTTCTATTAATTGGGGTGTTATCACATCTAAGCAATTTATATCGTAGGCTTGCCGAACAAATCGTCGATGATATGAGTAAGGGACAGGAGTAAGGATGAGGAGGCTCTTTTAATCGAAAGAGTCTTTTTTTATTTCTTGAGAGAATAGAATATTGGCTCAGTGTGGATAACGTGCAGCAATAGCCACGTCCAGCTACGCGGGCTATGCGCCCAACGTTGGCATACTCCTATGAAGGGGCATGTTTCCTTTATCTCGGACGGTCCGTACGTTGCTACCCGACGCTTGCGCTTTCGTTCTTTCATTTCCAGTCTCTTTCCATTACGATAATGGATAGATGATATTTCAACGAGAGAGGATTGCTTGAATTGAAAAACATACACAGTACTATTATCCAGTTTAGAGGAAATCACTATGATTTTGGTTATCAACAAGGGATGGAACTCAAAAATTCTCTTATTCTTAAGAATAGAAAAAGGCAATGGAAGGTTCGAAAAGCTAGATTCGTTATAGATGAGAAAGAAGCAAAAGCGATGTTCGATCGGTTTGCTCCAGCTATTTGGGACGAGTTGTGCGGACTAGGAGACGCACTAGAATGGCCGATGCAAAAAGTCTTAAAGGAATTCGGTGGCTATCGTTTAGATTATGTGAAATCGGGTTGCTCCATCGTAACAGGAAACGATTATTTTATTCGAAATTATGATTATCATCCTAAGACGTATGAGGGACGATTTGTATTCTATCAACCAACAGATAATGGGTATGCTGTTGTTGGAAATAGTCAACGGATTACCGGTAGATCAGACGGAATGAACGAAAATGGTTTGGTAATGGGATATAATTTTATGCACCGAAAAAAGCCTGGGGATGGCTTCATATGTGGAATGATTGGGAGAATGGTGTTAGAGAATTGTTCTAATGTTAAGGAAGCCGTTCAATTATTGCAAGAAGTTCCACACCGTCATTCCTTCAGTTATATTGTCTATGACACGTCAGGTCAAACTTATGTGGTGGAGGCTTCTCCGCGTGGAATCGAAGTAAGGGAAGCACAAACTTGCACTAACCATTTTGAAATAATGGAAAAAGAAAACCGGAACTATTTAAATGACTCTAAACGTCGTTTGGATATTATTGAAAATGCCAATCTATCGGAAGGGGAACAAGCTTTTCATTTATTAAACGGTATCGGTAAAGGCATTTTTTCCACTGATTATAAAAGCTGGGCAGGAACGATTCATACTTCTGCTTATTTCCCAAGCAATAAAAAAGCATGGATGGCTCTTGGTGGAGACCAACAGCCAACCGAATTAGATTTTGAAGCTTGGTTAAAGGGTCATGATGAAAAGCGAGAAAAAATTTATGGGGAAGTTGATACCGATATTCCGTTTGTTCATATGGATGAAAATGCAACTTGGTTTAAGTGAGGCTAGTTGTTAGGTGAACGATAATAAATGGCTCCGGAACGATCATATACATCGTCCGAAGGTTAATAAACAGCTTCCGAACGATATTAATTAGCTCAATGATAAGAAAATACGCTCCAGCTTTAATAAGATAAGGAAAACAAAAAAATAAGGAGAGCATTAACATAGTACAAAGGATATAATCGGTAGGGGAGGTCTACGGGATGTTTGAGTTGTCAGTTCTACAGTGGATTGCGGTTATTCTATGTGCGATATGTATTGGATTTATAAAAACGGGCATATCAAGTCTTGGTATATTAGTGGTAACGGCATTGATGTTCATTTTTCCAGCAAAAGAATCAGTAGGAATACTATTGCCTCTCTTGATTGTAGGCGACATTTTTGCCGTCATCTATTATAGAAGAAGTGTGGTATGGAAATACTTAGTTTCATTAGTTCCCTGGGTTTTAATCGGAATTATTGGTGGTTATTTTGTCTTAAATCAAGTGGATAGTGATCAGTTGAAACCGATGATAGGTGTACTCGTCCTAGCCTTAATTATTTTACAAATTAGTCGGGAAAGGTTTGGGGAAGCTTTTAACGAGGCATTACCGAAGGCAACATGGTTTACAATTCTCATAGGTGTGTTAGCAGGGTTTACGACGATGATTGGGAATGCCTCTGGTGGGGTCATGGCCATCTATCTCTTAGTGAAGGGATTGCCGAAGCAAGAGTTCATCGGAACAGGGGCTTGGTTTTTCTTATTTGTAAATGTTATTAAGGTTCCGTTTTACATACAGTTAGATTTAATCACACTAGAATCTGTCACATTTAATGCTTGGTTAGCGCCGGCCATTATCATTGGTGCTATGATTGGTGTAAAAATATTACCGAAAATTCCACAACGAACGTTCCAAGTGCTCATTTTAGCATTTACTGCGCTAGGTGCGATTCGATTATTATTCTAGTAAGGGAGAGATAAGATGAAAGCTATTATATTTGATTTTGATGGAACGCTAGCCGACACATTACCGGTTTGTTTTTATGGATTTCGAAAAGCATTTGACCATTATGACAAGCGAGCTTTAACGGATGAAGAAATTATTGGAATGTTTGGCCCAACGGAAGCGGATATCATCCGCAAAAATTTACAACATAAAGACAAGGAAGAGGCGGTAGAGCTTTATTTTGATGTATATAAACATAAACATGAGGAGCTAGTTCCAAAAAATAATGAAATCGCAGCACTACTTGAGGAGTTAAAACAAAAAGGATTCAAACTAGGCATGGTGACAGGAAAAGCCCGTAGAAGTTTAGAAATCTCTCTCCAAAAACTTGATATGCAAGGGATATTTGATATCACGATTACAGGCGACGATGTTGAATTAGCAAAACCTGATCCAGAAGGGCTGAATAAAGCTTTACAAACATTAGAGGTCAGCCCAAATCAAGCGATGTTCATTGGGGATAGCAATGCTGATATCCAGGCGGGGAGTGATGCCGGAGTAATGACAGTAGGGGTTCATTGGCTGGATCATGTGCAAACGAAGGAATTTAGTGTACAACCAGATGAACATTTCGAATCTGTTGAAACATTTAAGCAATGGGTACAAAAATGGTATTAGGGGGAATTTCCCTAATACCATTTCTTCTTACAGTTCACTAAGTTCCATTTCCAAAAATCTTCTCGTGTTTGGTCCATAGATTCCGTCATTTTGCAGGTCCGCAAACATGGATTGAAAGCGGCGAACGGCATTTTCTGTAAGTGGTCCATAAATGCCATCAATAATTTGCGGATCAAAATTAAGACGTTGTAAGGCGCGTTGGAGCTGCCGTACTCCGGGACCTTGATCTCCTCTTCGAAAAATCCCGTTTGGTAATGGGAAATCATTTAATGGTCGACTAGAGCTTCTTACCTCTGATAATTTATCCAATGTTTGTGGACCGACCAATCCGTCTACAGTTAGGCCGTAACGTCTTTGGAACTTCATGACCGCACGCTTTGTTTCTTCCCCGTAAATGCCATCGGCCCCATAGACCGGTAAGGCGAAACCGGCGCGAATTAAACCTTGTTGTACCTCTTTAACAAATGGACCTTCATCTCCAATATCCAAAGGTAGTTCGACCGAAGTACCTTTTACTACTGGTTCGGTAATTCCTTCACTGCCTTGGAAATAGCGATCATAGGCTCGTTGAACGTCATTAATAAACTCCGCCCATGAGATACCATGACGATTCAGGGCATTTTGTGGATCCGTTCGACGTGAGGGGTCAAGTGTACTGTGTGCGACGATGTCCTCACTTGGATCAAGATTAAATTTATCAGCTAAATAAGCGTGGTACCAAACGTATCGTTTGTAAGCTTCCTCAAAGTTAATACCTGGACCATATGCAAGCTCTACTCCTATGGCTGTATCGTTAGCATCGGCACCGAATCTTCTATTATCTCCCGGTACATTACTACGAACGTGTAATGCTCGTTCATTAAGCGGGATAATTTCTAGGATGGTATTATCGTCAATAAATGTGTGAGCGGATGCTAAAGGGTCACTGTTTGCAAAATAGTTGCGATTAGCATATGCGGTGGACCCTGGGTTCCCTGTATCATGACTGACAATAAACTTTACATCACCTATTGGATCGCCTGGACGGGAATTCCCCACACCAATGTAATCGCGAGTAATATTGTACTTTACCATGTTCTCACCTCTCCCATTTCTTCAACTACTAGTATATGAATCTCCTATTGATTTGTTCCTAGATTCTAACCATGGTTACTTCTATAATGCTCGTACGATTCTTCTTAGGTGTTTGTCTAGATAAAAATATAGCCATAGTAATATTACCCATATGAAAGAAACAATTTGCTTGTAAGCGTTGCTTTCCGTTACTATAGACATATTGAAAAGTTACGAAATGAGGGTCATACATGAAAAAAGAATCCATTTATGGATTAACATTCAAACAGTTAACAGAGTGGCTTGTAGAGCACGGTCAAAAAAAATTCCGTGCAAAGCAAGTTTGGGATTGGTTATATATAAAAAGAGTGACAGATTTTGAAGCCATGACGAATTTAAATAAAGAATGTACGGAATTACTAGAAAATCACTTTGTTTTACACACCTTAACAGAGGAAATCAAACAGGTGTCCAAGGATGGAACGGTAAAATTCTTGTTCAAGTTACAGGATGGGAATCTCATCGAAACAGTCTTAATGAAACAGCACTACGGTCTTTCAGTCTGCGTGACCACACAGGTAGGTTGCAACATTGGCTGTACGTTCTGTGCAAGTGGGATTTTATCCAAAAACCGAGATTTATCTAGCGGAGAAATTGTAGAGCAAATTATGAATGTACAAAAGCATCTCGATGAGGTTGGAAAAGACCAACGCGTCAGTCACGTTGTAGTAATGGGAATCGGGGAACCATTTGATAATTACAGCAACTTGATGGATTTTCTACGTGTCATTAATGATCAGAACGGACTTTCCATTGGTGCAAGACATATTACCGTTTCCACAAGTGGCTTAGCCCATAAAATCTACGACTTTGCGGATGAGAACATTCAAGTGAACCTTGCTATTTCTTTACATGCACCTAACAATGAACTTCGTACGAGTATCATGAAAATAAACAAGGCATTCCCGCTTGAAAAATTGATGCCGGCAATCGATTACTATTTGGAAAAGACAAATCGTAGAATTACGTTCGAATACATTCTTTTGAAGGATGTCAATGATCATAAAGAGGAAGCTCTTCAACTCGCGAATCTACTCAAGAATAAACGTCATTTATCCTATGTAAACTTAATTCCGTACAACCCGGTAAGTGAACACATTCAATATGAGCGTAGCTATAAGGATGCCATTGTTGGGTTTTACGAAGTGCTATTGAACGAAGGAATTAATTGTGGTGTCCGTACAGAGCACGGAACGGATATAGATGCAGCATGTGGACAATTACGTAGTAAGCAAATTAAGAAAGAAAAAGAAAAAGTGCGCTAACAAAGAAGGGAGCTTAGATTGTCTAAGCTCCCTTCTTATATAGAGAGGTGAAAATAAAGCTTTATCCTGAATCCAGTACTAGAAAAATTCAAATTAATAAGTTATTTAACCAATTCTTTATTCTGTATTGGTTAAAAGTGTAATTTTAAAAAAATAATGGTAAAAATACTTTCGCAATGATAAATTTGAAGAGGGTGTTTTAGTAATAAATCTGGTTTTCTAGAAGATTCTACATTATTTAATAAATGTATAGTAATCTCATATATTTTAGGGAAAGAGGAATCATATGGTGGATAAACCGAATTACCATAGTTTTTTATTTAGTGTAGCGCCAAGTATGGATAAAGTATTAGATAGTTTTAAAAGACAAGAAGCAAGGGCAAATGTTTCACCTCATTGGATAGGACAAGCTAGCATTTTATTTTTAAAAGATTTAAAAACATTCTATAAGCCGGTGTTGAAAATAAATGATTTCAATGTTTTAAACTTATCAATATTGCCTATTGTAGGCGGCGTTATTGTTGGGATCATTTCATTTTTACAAGGGATAGAGTTTTTTTGGAGTATTTTTATTCTTTTAGGAGGTTTTGTACTACTCCTTTCTATAATGCTACCAGTTTCATTAAAAAGGATGCTTAATTTACATCACCCTTACTTTTACTTACCAGCATATAAAACATTTAGGAAACATGAATTTGACTTATTGAATCATTCTGTTTACGACAAGCAATTTTCTTATATGGGCTTAGCCGAATATGTAAATGGAATTCTAACTAATCAACAAAATGAACTAGAGGTTGTAAATGTAATTACAAAACAGTACAATCGGGAAAAAGAAGCGCTACGTAACGAAATTGGTGAACTTAGGTCAAAAGAGGAACTTGCTATTGAAGCCTATAACGAGCTCATTGAAGACTTGGAAGAAGAGATAAAATGGTATGAGGATGGAATACAATTTCTAGTCGAATTATTCCACGAGTTACATATTATATTACATCGTATTGGGAGAGGACAGTGTAATTATTCAGACTTGAAATTAATAGCTGGTTTTACTCTCTATAAGAAAGATGAGAATATTTTAACACAAATTTCCGACGAAGGAACAACAGGTCAAAATCCTTTAACTATTAATTTATCTAGGAAACATCATAACCGTTGGATACAATCTATAGTTGAGGCTGCACAAAAACAGAAAAACTTATTTAAAATTGAACCAAAAGAAGGACACTTTATTGTTTCATATCGTATGAATATAGTGTATAAGAATAATGAGACTTGGATTATCTCTTTACAAATTGTACCTTCCGTTAATAGAAGAGGATACCTTTTGGCTCTTACAGATGATATAATTGACCAAAGAGTAATTTTCAGCATGTTACATGGTTTATGTCAGATAATTTATACTAACACTAGTAATAGTGGGAAAGGGGATGGGTCTTATGGCAATTAAAAAAGGACAAGTTGTTGCAGTTCCTGTTAGTGAGCAAAGCGAGATATTTGAAAAACGGCGTCAAAGAAGAAAAGAGCGTATTAGCTCTGTAAATGCCGAGGTAAGGGCCATTCTACAAGTTCGCAATGAGATAGCTGCAACTAATCAAGGCAAACAAACATTTCAAAAATAAATTTGTTCTAAAGAAAAAGCATGGTTAATAGTACTTTAATAACCATGCTTTTTTTTGTATGGATATTTCAAGCATTGGACAAACTATAAAAAAGTGTTAGGAGAAGATAGAATGAGCAACAAAAAAATAATAGATTTAAGTACAAAAGCCAGACCAGTTCGAACAAGGGATCAACAAGAGATTCTTGCTGAGAGAAGAAAGAGAAGAACTGAAAAAATTAATACTGTTAAAAGTAAGTTTCGAACATGTAAATAGTGTTCAGTTAGAAATTGAATGATTAACATTTATGGATTCCTAATTTCCAAATATTGAATTTCCTAATAAAAATGAATGTGAAATTCTTGGTGTTTCCTACTAGTTATTAACCATTAGCAATTATTTATCTAAGTAACACTGTTGGTAGATCACTTAGAGCGTGGCTTTCGTGATTGTTATGGTATTAGATAGGATTAAACACCGTGTCAGTTTACAAAAGAACTGAATCCTCCAAAGGTTGAACAAATGCTCTCTATTGGATTTGAACCTCAATCCAGCCTCGCACACTGTTAATAAACCAAATACGATCAAACTGTGGAATATCTTCTTTTCTCAAAATCTTTTCCTTGATTTTCCCTTCATCAAGAAGCTGCTGACGATAGGTTCCAGCTAGTAAACCGCATTCAACTGGTGGGGTATAAAATTTCCCATTTTGCTCGACTACAAGATTGCCAATCGTAAACTCTGTCAGTTCTCCTTCTTCATTCCATAAAAGGGGAGAAAAACTATAAGACGGAGCTTGTTTTTGATGCAGTTCATAAACCGTACGATTGGTTGTTTTATGAAAGAGAAATCGATCATTTCGGTGGACAGGGGACTTTGCCAACGAGCTGGTGATGGGTCCTTTCAATATAGAACATTTTTCGCTCTCTAAACGATATTTTCCGGATTGTTTCGTTATTAGTCTTATTTTATAACATCCCGATTGGTTCTCCTGAGCGAGTTCTTTTAAGTTTTTTTCAATGTTAAACCAATCCACTACATAGTTAAAATAGGATGCTGAATTTTCCAACCGTTTCTTATGGTAAGACCATAAAGGATATGTTCCATTGTCTAACAAAATGGATTCTAAAAGGCAAAAGTCTGGAGTAGGCTTTTCTGTCAAAACTCGAGCTTTTGCAAACAGTTCCTCATATTCTCCGTCGACTGTGGAATCCCAGGTG is from Radiobacillus kanasensis and encodes:
- the rlmN gene encoding 23S rRNA (adenine(2503)-C(2))-methyltransferase RlmN; translated protein: MKKESIYGLTFKQLTEWLVEHGQKKFRAKQVWDWLYIKRVTDFEAMTNLNKECTELLENHFVLHTLTEEIKQVSKDGTVKFLFKLQDGNLIETVLMKQHYGLSVCVTTQVGCNIGCTFCASGILSKNRDLSSGEIVEQIMNVQKHLDEVGKDQRVSHVVVMGIGEPFDNYSNLMDFLRVINDQNGLSIGARHITVSTSGLAHKIYDFADENIQVNLAISLHAPNNELRTSIMKINKAFPLEKLMPAIDYYLEKTNRRITFEYILLKDVNDHKEEALQLANLLKNKRHLSYVNLIPYNPVSEHIQYERSYKDAIVGFYEVLLNEGINCGVRTEHGTDIDAACGQLRSKQIKKEKEKVR
- a CDS encoding HAD family hydrolase produces the protein MKAIIFDFDGTLADTLPVCFYGFRKAFDHYDKRALTDEEIIGMFGPTEADIIRKNLQHKDKEEAVELYFDVYKHKHEELVPKNNEIAALLEELKQKGFKLGMVTGKARRSLEISLQKLDMQGIFDITITGDDVELAKPDPEGLNKALQTLEVSPNQAMFIGDSNADIQAGSDAGVMTVGVHWLDHVQTKEFSVQPDEHFESVETFKQWVQKWY
- a CDS encoding sulfite exporter TauE/SafE family protein, which produces MFELSVLQWIAVILCAICIGFIKTGISSLGILVVTALMFIFPAKESVGILLPLLIVGDIFAVIYYRRSVVWKYLVSLVPWVLIGIIGGYFVLNQVDSDQLKPMIGVLVLALIILQISRERFGEAFNEALPKATWFTILIGVLAGFTTMIGNASGGVMAIYLLVKGLPKQEFIGTGAWFFLFVNVIKVPFYIQLDLITLESVTFNAWLAPAIIIGAMIGVKILPKIPQRTFQVLILAFTALGAIRLLF
- a CDS encoding C45 family autoproteolytic acyltransferase/hydolase; this translates as MKNIHSTIIQFRGNHYDFGYQQGMELKNSLILKNRKRQWKVRKARFVIDEKEAKAMFDRFAPAIWDELCGLGDALEWPMQKVLKEFGGYRLDYVKSGCSIVTGNDYFIRNYDYHPKTYEGRFVFYQPTDNGYAVVGNSQRITGRSDGMNENGLVMGYNFMHRKKPGDGFICGMIGRMVLENCSNVKEAVQLLQEVPHRHSFSYIVYDTSGQTYVVEASPRGIEVREAQTCTNHFEIMEKENRNYLNDSKRRLDIIENANLSEGEQAFHLLNGIGKGIFSTDYKSWAGTIHTSAYFPSNKKAWMALGGDQQPTELDFEAWLKGHDEKREKIYGEVDTDIPFVHMDENATWFK
- a CDS encoding DUF1836 domain-containing protein, whose amino-acid sequence is MDKQELNQRLEKLQLDNQIAIDDIPDIDLYMDQVTQLFEKAYSGSKRNPDDKVLTKTMINNYAKGKLLPPIKNKKYSKDHIMLINLIYQLKGTLSISDIKSMLEQTQSGEKVPLEDLYSTFNEFMETSSTYFKEHVKKLNEDVQASSDSDGDATMDQLLLIGVLSHLSNLYRRLAEQIVDDMSKGQE
- a CDS encoding YkgJ family cysteine cluster protein; the encoded protein is METLPCSKCPGLCCGPVQITSKELKNIKKKVKSMPKGQRSQLEGQQRYLGTCIFYDLDENKCGIYSARPEICKMFGFAEQMPCFRKPEAASVTDWELKEEPIGLLSVDFTWVDFR
- the trhA gene encoding PAQR family membrane homeostasis protein TrhA; amino-acid sequence: MNAYIREPINGLTHLFGAILSFVGLLAMVIKADSAVSIAAVIIFGISMILLYSASATYHMVIAKQQVIAFLRRLDHSMIYVLIAGTYAPFCLVALDNWVGITLFSVISSIAVLGVLFKMIWFHSPRWLSTALYIGMGWMIVFAAGPLTGTVDSVGLLLLLLGGVLYTIGGIIYGTKPKFLESKYMGFHEIFHIFILLGSLAHFFSVYLYIL
- a CDS encoding peptidoglycan-binding domain-containing protein; translated protein: MDIGDEGPFVKEVQQGLIRAGFALPVYGADGIYGEETKRAVMKFQRRYGLTVDGLVGPQTLDKLSEVRSSSRPLNDFPLPNGIFRRGDQGPGVRQLQRALQRLNFDPQIIDGIYGPLTENAVRRFQSMFADLQNDGIYGPNTRRFLEMELSEL